TGTTAAGGTTATTGGCAAAGTCGTTCGCCACGGAAGAGACAAAAAGATCAGAATCGTGAAATTCAGGCCGCGAAAGAATTACGACAGAGTTAACGGCCATAGGCAGTGGTTCACAGAGATTCTGATCGAGAAAATCGAGTATTAAGGCGGAGGTGAGTTGAATGGCCCACAAAAAGAGCGGTGGTGCAGCAAGAAACGGCAGGGATAGTAATCCCAAATATCTCGGCATTAAACGCGGGGAGAACTCTCTTGTTAAAGCTGGCACTATTATTATCAGGCAGAGAGGCACTAAGATACATCCCGGAAAAAATGTAGGTGTGGGAAGGGATTTCACCCTTTATGCCCTTATCGACGGCAAGGTACATTTCGAAACGAAAAAGAATCGAAAGTACGTCAGTGTGTATGGCGAATAAGGGCTATGGTGTTACCCGAAAGGAGGAATATGAATGAATATACAAAAGACGTCAATGTATAAAATCGGTACCAGACAATTCACCGTTCAAACGAAAAGAAAAGGTGAAATCAAGAAGATCGAGCATTATCTTGCCGATCCGCAGGGTAACAGGGTTGAGAGAAAGTGGTATCTTGTCGATGCAACTGATGTGACCTTGGGAAGGCTTGCGACTAGAATTGCTTTAATCCTTTCCGGCAAGGCCAAACCGACCTACACCCCTCACGTTGATACAGGGGATTTCGTTGTTGTTGTGAATGCCGAAAAAGTCAGACTTACCGGTAAAAAGCTCGACCAGAAAAAATATTATAGACACTCTGGATATCCAGGAGGCATCAAGGAAAGATCGGCTAGAGAAATGCTCAGCAAACACCCTGAAAGGGTAATCAAACTTGCAGTGAAGCGCATGCTACCGAAGACAAAGCTTGGTGACAAAATGCTGAAGAAACTCAAAGTTTACGCCGGACCGGATCACAAACACCATGCGCAGAAACCGGAAGCCGTCGAACTTGTGAAGTGAGGAGGTTAAGTAGATGGCGGGATTGATTGAATATTATGGAACTGGTAGAAGAAAGTCATCCGTTGCTCGTGTCAGATTGAGACCTGGAAATGGGAAATTTAGAATAAACGGGAAAGAATACAATGATCTGAAGAGTTATCTTCACAATGATGCTTGGGTGAGACATGCCCTGAGGCCCCTTATCCTTACCGAAACACTCGGTAAGTTTGATATCGTTATGAGGGTCTCTGGCGGTGGTCTATCCGGTCAAGCTGGAGCAATAAGACTTGGAATCTCCAGAGCTCTTGTTGAGTTCAACACCGACCTCAAACCTCTCCTGAAAAAAGAAGGACTTCTTACCAGCGACTCCAGAGTCGTCGAAAGAAAGAAATACGGCCTCAAAAAAGCGAGAAGGGCTCCTCAGTTCTCCAAACGTTAAACTGCCTTTTTATTGTGGGCCTGTCTTCAGCAGGCCCACTTATTCTGCCCGGTGGTGGTTAAGTGTTCAACAGAGAATTTGTGGAGGAAGTCAAAAAAAGGATTGATATTGTGGCGCTTGTAGAGCGTTATGTTGCTCTGCAAAAGTCAGGCAATTATATGAGGGGTCTGTGCCCTTTTCACAGTGACAGCGATCCATCTTTTTACGTGAGTCCGACCAAAGGGTATTTTCATTGCTTCGGATGTGGTGAATCCGGCGATGCCATCAGCTTTATTCAGAAAATAGAAAACCTCAGTTTCGTGGAAGCCGTTGTAAAGGCTGCAGAATTTGCGGGTGTATCTATCCCCTCTGATTTTAAAATGTCGACAGCGTATGACATCTACACTGAGACGCTTAGTAAAGTAGCCCGAGCCTATCACCAGGAGCTCTTAAACAAAAGAAATGAGACCGTTCTTAAATATCTGGTACAGCAACGTAAGATAACCATGGAAACAATTGATATGTTTCAGATTGGTTTTTCTCCAGAGGACAGAACTTTTCTCAGAAAGCTTCAGTCAAAATATGGAATTTCGAAAGATGATTTAATAAGGGCCGGTGTAGCTCTAAAAAAAAGCAACGAGCTTATAGATAGATTTGCTGGGCGAATAATAATCCCAATTTTCAACGATGCAGGGCGTATAATAGCCTTGGGTGGTCGTATTATAGGGTCATCTACTGGTGCCAAATATATTAATTCACCAGAAACCAGGTTTTTCAAAAAGAAAGAGATTCTTTTCAACCTAGACAAGGCCAAAAAAGCTATTAAAACTCTCGACTACGTAGTGATTGCGGAAGGCTATTTTGACGTGATTGCTCTTTTTGAAGCTGGTATAGAGAATGTGGTCGGGGTTCTTGGAACCGCATTAACCGAAAAGCATTTGATGATCATAAAAAACTACACTACGAATATTCTTCTGTTCTATGATTCAGACGAAGCAGGGCAGAATGCAGCTTTACGTTCCCTCGAACTGGCTGAAAAAATGGGGTTCTCGATAGCTGTGGCTAGGTATATTGATACGAAGGATCCTTCTGATCTTTTCGTCGCGAGGGGCTCAGAAGTAGTAAAGGAAGTTTTGAAAAACTCCCTGCCAGCTCCAGCATTTCGTGTAAAGTACTTCGCAAAAAGAATCGACGTTTCTTCAGGGCCTGGAAAAGGAAAACTCATAAATTTGTTGAAACCAACGGCGATTAAATACAAAAGCGCTGGTGATTCGGCAAGTTATAGTATGTTAATGCGTGCCTTGTCTGAAATCACTGGATATTCAGAGAGCGATTTGATGGGTTATTTTGGGCGTTCGAACTCGGAAATTGAAAAAATTTCTGTTGAGAAGAAAATGCTAACCCCTCTCGAAAGGGAGCTGATGCGTGTTTATTTTTCACACCCCCGTCTGAGAAAACGCGTCGTACGGGCCCTTGAACTATCAGATGTTCACAACCTTAAGAAGTTGGTACCATTACTTAAGAGATCTTTAGAACTCGAGGATCTATTGAAGTCATTGTCAAGAGAACTGGGCGAAGAATTGATAGAATTATCTGAAAATATGATAGAAAGTGAAGTGGCTGAAAAAATCATTCAGGATGTTGAAACACGAGTAGGAGCTTCTTTGATAATGGAACAAATAAAAGAAATAGACAGGAAGATCAAGAGAGTGACTGATCGAGAAACGAAGAATTCTTTGTTGATAAGAAGGCTGGAATTATCCCGCCTGTTGAGGAAAACGCGTGAGGGTGGTGATAACCATGGCAGGTGAAAAGACCAGAAAGGGTGCTTCCAAACAATCGAAAACCAAGAACGAAAACGGAACATTACTCACCAATGAGGGAATTCAGAAACGGATTAAGGAACTATTGAAAAAGGGTAAGAAACGAGGTTTCATTACCTATGAGGATATAGACAATGCCTTCCCACCTGACTACGAGGGTTTTGATTCTTCTCTTGTTGAAGTTATCTACGAAGAATTTGAGAAGAACAAGATCAGAATTCTTGAAAAGTCTCCCGATGAAGAGGAGGAATCTGAAGAAGTGGTGGAGACCGAAGAACTCTCCTCGCTGTTAGAACAGGAAGAACCTGAAATGTACGACAACATATCATTGAAAGATCCGATAAAAATGTATCTCAAAGAGATCGGGAAGATCCCTCTTCTTACCCCGAGCAGAGAACGTGAACTCGCGCGAAGAGCACAGAAGGGCGATCCAAAAGCGAGGGAAGAGTTGATAACTGCCAACCTCAGACTGGTAGTTTCTATAGCGAAGAGATATATTGGAAGGGGTCTATCTTTCCTCGACTTGATCCAGGAGGGCAATATCGGCTTGATAAAAGCGGTTGAAAAATTTGATTGGAAAAAAGGCTATAAATTCAGTACTTACGCCACGTGGTGGATCAGACAGGCAATAACTAGAGCCATTGCCGATCAGGCGAGGACTATAAGAGTACCAGTGCATATGGTAGAAACTATAAACAAGGTTAACAAAGTAATCAGAGAGCATTTGCAGGAGCACGGTGAATATCCCAGCGTCGAAGAACTGGGAAAATTAACTGGTAAACCACCTGAAAAGATAGAAGAAATCCTTGCGGCGTCTAAGGAAACAGTTTCACTGGAGTCTCCTATCAGTGGTGATGAAGAATCGACCATGGGAGATTTTGTCCACGATGAGTCCATTGAAAAACCACAGGAAGCTGCAATGAAAATGCTTCTGAGGGAGCACATAGACCAGGTTTTAGACACACTAAGCCCCCGAGAGGCGATGGTTTTAAAGATGAGGTACGGTCTTCTGGATGGTAAAACTAAAACCTTGGAGGAAGTTGGACAATTCTTTAATGTTACAAGGGAGCGAATAAGACAGATTGAAGTTAAAGCTTTACGAAAACTTAGACACCCTTCAAGAAGCAAACAGCTCAAAGCCCTTGTTGGAATGCTGACTAGCTCAAAATCCGAGAAATAGGCCCTTTTTTAATTAGAAAAGTCTCCTTAATTTTTATATCATTGGTTGTAAAAGTGACCAGAGTATAATATCAAAAGGACTGTGAAGGGACGTGAGAAAATGGGGCCTAAAAAGATCCTGACAAAAATAGCCACGAGTCCAAAAATTCTTTCACAAATAGATCTGATTAAGCGTGCCATGAGAGGTGACGAAATCGCAAATAAGGAAGTCGTAAGACGGCTTTCAAGCTATATGAATACAGAAGAAAAAAACGGGAAGGAAGGGCAGTCTCATGAATGAGACTGCTTTTTATTTGGAACATTTTGATCTTAAAATCAACGGTAAAAATGAGCTCGATGATATCACTCTCACTATAAAACGTGGGGAAATAACACTCATATATGGTCCAAGAAACTCCGGTAAATCTTTATTGCTGAGATCTTTTATCCATTTGAATGAAGAACTCTTTGACAAAGTCGAAGGAACCGGACGAATCGAGTTTAACGGTATACCTGTTCAAGAATTACCTAGAAGAGAGTTAAGACAAAAAATAGCTTATATCGACACTTCTTTTTTATACGCCATGGACAATTTCACCATCATCGAATTTTTTAAATTTTTAAAAGGCAAGGACTTCAGCTTCGAAGACCTTACAGACGAAGAGCTGGACTTATTGCGTCTCCTTGGGCTTCAAGACATCCTTCATCTAAATCCAAAAATCAGTTTACATTCATTGCCTTCAGCTGAAAAGCTAACCCTTCTCATTTACTCTACACTCATAAGGAACCCGGAAATTGTCATTATTGACAACGTTTTAGACCACCTTGATGACCAATCCTGTGTGGTTGTTAAAAACCTCCTTCTCGACTCCAAAGGTGACCGGACACTTCTAATTTCTTCGCGTTTTTCTCACAGGCTTTTAGACATTGCCGATTTGTTGATACATCTAAAAAATGGTAAAATTTTATATGCAGGTAATCCAGAGAATTTTGTGATGACAGGCAGCTGATTACACAGTACGAATACCGGAGGTGTACCTCTTGCAAGTATTAACAGTTTCACTGAACCCTGCACTTGACAGGGAGGTTGTTGTTAGCAATTTTAGAATCAACGAACTGCACAGAATAAATAATCAGAAATACTCGGTAATGGAACCTGGCGGAAAGGGTATAAACGTATCTCTCATTCTCTCGGGGTTGAAAATCCCAAACATGGCTATGGGATTTCTAGGAGGATTCATTGGTTCCATTGTTGAACAAAAACTACGAACTCTAAGTGAGTTCATAACGACAAACTTTGTATACGTTGAAGAAGAAACCAGGGAAAACCTTGCAATAATTGATCCTTCAAACGACACTATAACGGAAATAAACTCATTGGGGCCAAATATCGACGAGAGGGCTCTGATGCAGTTTGAAAGAAGATATAGTGTTTCATTAAAGAGGGCTGAATGTGTTGTGATGTCAGGCAGTATTCCGCCAGGTGTACCGACAGATTACTATTTAAAACTCGGTATGCTTGCAAAAGCCGCCGGTAAGATAGTAGTGTCTGAAGCCATCGGCGAACATTTTGAGATAGCGGTGAAAAATGGAGTATTCACCGTAGCGAAACCTGATTTAAGAAGCCAGAATAATTATCTTGGTGGAAACCTGAATACTTTGGATGACTTTGTTGATGCGGCTATGGAAACTGTGAAACTGGGGAGTAAAATGGCCATTCTTTCTTATAGGATTGAAGGCGATGTTATTGCCACTTCCGAAGGTGTATGGATGCTTAAAGCTAAAGCACATATCGAGAGGTCACACCTTCTTGGAACGGGCGATAGCTTCGTGGCTGGTGTAGTGTATAAATTACTGAAGAATAAAAACGAGTTCCTCGAAGCAGCAAAGTTGGGTATGGCAGCCGCGATCGCTGAGACAAAATTCATAGGCAAAGAATTTATCTCGATTGAAGATATAAGCAAGTGCACCGATGCCTTTGAGATAAGTAGATTGAGGTGATTCGATGAAAGTTTATGACGCGATGATCAAAGATGTATCAGCTATTTTTGAAGATGAGACGGTTGAAGAATTTGTGATCAATTGTATAAGAAAGATGCGATCTGGTTTTCCGGTAGTTGATGAATATTTTCGTGTGGTGGGCTACATAAGTGAAAGCGACATCATAAATAGTGCCCTTCCAAGTTATTTTTCATTACTGCAGAGTGCATCTTTTATACCGGACACCCATCAATTTGTGAGAAGGATAGGTGAAATCAAAGATGAACCCGTTTCAAAGTTCATGGTGACTCCCCCCATAGTGGTGCATCCTGAAGATACGGCGATCCATGCTGCCGATCTTCTAATAAAGAAAAAGCTCAAGGCCATTCCCGTTGTGGACGATGACCACAGGCTTCTCGGTGTTTTCACAAGAATAAATCTAATTCACGTATCTCTGGAAGGAAAGATGAACAATAAATGAAGAAAGTATCTATTTTTACCCTCGGTTGTAAGTTAAACCAGTATGAATCACAGGGGATGGCAGAGAGACTTAATGACCAGTTCCTTGTGGCTTTTAACAATGAAGAAGCTGATGTGTATATTATCAACTCCTGTACTGTTACCGCTGAAGCTGAAAGAAAACTCAGACAACTTTATCGAAGACTGAAGAAAAAGTCTCCCGGTAGTTTATTTGTGGTTGTTGGCTGTTATTCGGAGACCAGTCCGAATGAGTTAAAACAGCTGGGGTTTGATCTCGTAATGGGAGTCAAACAAAAAAGGAATATAAAAGAAGCACTCCTGAATCTTCTAGGGAGCAACGGTTCTGTACACTATCACAAAGCTGAGTACTTCAGAGTGAGTTCCAGTCCTGAGGGAAGAACAAGAGCGTACATTGGTATAGAAGACGGGTGTCTGAATAGATGTACTTATTGTCGTATAAGGCTTGCCAGAGGAATACGCATTGAAAGCAAACCACCTGAGCTCGTAGTGGATGAATTCACGAGACTTATAAATGCCGGGTTCAAAGAGATCGTTCTGACAGGTATCAACATTGGCTATTATGGTTACGACCGGCGTACTTCTTTGACCGAGTTGCTCAGTACATTGATTTCGATAGATGGTGAGTGGAGGATAAGACTTAGTTCTCTTGATCCCAGATTGATCAATGATGAATTAGTTGAATTGATAACCAGTAACCCAGATAGAGTAGCACAACACCTTCATCTTTCACTTCAGAGCGGTTCTGATAGGGTGTTGAGCTTGATGAGAAGGGGTTATACACGGGCTAAGTATATATCAGTAGTCGATGCCTTTCGTCGGGTTAATCCCAGATTTGCTTTCACAACAGATGTTATAGTCGGGTTTCCTGGAGAGACAGAAGAAGATTTCAAGGATACCCTAGAATTTGTTCGAGAGGTCGGGTTTCTAAAGGTACACATATTCAGGTTTTCACCGAGGCCTGGTACGGAGGCTGCGGATATGGAGGGTCAGCTACCGGGAAATGTAAAGAAAAACCGTGCAACGATTTTAAAGAAAGTTGCTGAAGAGAGTTCAAAGAGATATCTCATGAAACATATAGGACTCGAGAGTAAGGTTCTCATTGAGAGAAAGGAAAGCGGTTATAGTCTCGGATACGATGAATATTTTATTCATCATAAAATTTCCGGGATATTCCCACAAGATTTCGTCACCGTGAGAACACACGAGATTCTTGAATCGGAGGCATTTTCCAGTGCAGAATTACATTGCAAATCAGTGGCAATTTGACGAAGACACTTCGATTAATATCAAATCGGAGTGGTTTATAAAGGGGCTTTTACTCTATGAGGTTGTGAGGACTTACAACAGACTTCCCTTTGCGCTGAAAAAACACTACGATAGGCTCCTTAATTCAGCCAAATTGATTGGTATCGAAGATGGCATTCCGGACTTTGAAAAGCTCGTTTCCCTTGTCATGGAAGGGATAGAGAGGAACAAAGTAGATGGTGAATTGAGAATAAGGATCGTATTAGCCGGGAAGAATTTTCTGTTACTCTTCGAGAAACTCCCTGAGATGTCAAAGGACATCTACGAGCTTGGAGTAAAAGTGGGAATATCCCCGTTCATTAGGCCTTCGGAAGCCATAGTACCTGGAATGATAAAACTGATCGGTACACCATGGAGTTTTCTGACAAGAACCCATTTAGGCGATTGCTACGATTTGTTACTTCTTAACGAGAGGGGAGAACTTTGTGAAGGGTCATTCACCAATGTATTTTTGGTGAGGGATGAGAAACTTATTACCCCTCATGAAAGCTCTGGACTTTTGCCAGGAATAACCAGAGAGAATGTACTCGAATTGGCGCGAGCAATGGAGATGGAAGTCGAAGTGCGAAGAGTTATGTCCTGGGAACTCTTCATAGCCGATGAGGTGTTTTTAACACATACAAGTGCTGGTATTGTTCCTGTTAGACGGATAGAAAACAAGATATTGATCGAGGAATTTCCTGATGGCTATACCCGGATCCTCATGGACAATTTTGAAGGATATGTCATGACGAAAGAGGACAATTGGAAGGGGATATCATTTTGAAAAGGAGTTACAAACTTCTATCCGATGTTCTTGATGAACTTTCAAGAACCAATCCCCTTTTGAAGAAATTGAAGATCTTAAGACTAAAAAATGAATGGCCGGAAATTGTTGGAGCTGTTGTTGCGCAGCATTCCAGGATCGTTGATTATTCTGAAGGAACACTTGTCGTTGGTGCTGACGATGGTGTCTGGCTCCATGAGCTTTCCATAAAGAAAACAGTCATAATGAATAAAATCAATAAATATCTCGGTTCAAGACTCGTGAACCGCATAAAATTCATTCCCAAGAGATAGCTGGAGGTGTACAAATGTCAGAAAAGGGTTACAATGCCGAGAGTATAAAAATACTTAAAGGACTTGATCCTGTAAGGAAAAGGCCTGGTATGTATATAGGTTCGACTGGAAAAGCAGGTCTTCATCATCTTGTTTACGAAGTCGTTGACAACAGTATCGACGAAGTTGTTGCAGGCTATTGTGATCTGATTGAGCTTACTATCTTTGAAGATGGTACAGTGAGAGTTATTGATAATGGAAGGGGTATACCGGTGGATGTGCATCCAGATACCGGAACGAGTGCACTGGAAGTCGTCATGACTACTCTTCACGCTGGAGGAAAGTTTTCGAAGGATAGTTATAAAATAAGTGGAGGATTACATGGAGTCGGTGTCTCCGTTGTAAACGCACTTTCTGAATGGCTCGAAGTAAAAGTTCACAGGGATGGAGAAATTCACCGTCAACGTTACGAAAGAGGCGTGGCTACCACACCTGTGGAGATCATTGGAAAGACTGATAGAAGGGGAACAGAGACCTGGTTCAAGCCCGATAAATTGATCTTTACTACTACAGATTTTGACTTCGACATTCTGGAATCCAGATTGAGGGAGCTCGCATTTTTAAATCCTAAGGTGAAAATAATCTTCGAAGACAAGAGAATAGGTGAAAAGCGAGTATTTCACTTCGAAGGCGGTATAGTGGAGTTCGTTAAGTTCATGAATAGAAAGAAGACCCCTATCAACAAGCGACCTTATTATATCGAGGGAGAATTCAACGACATAAAAGTGCAGCTTGCTTTACAATATACAACCTCTTTTGAGGAACATATTTTGACTTTCGTAAACAACATAAAGACTGTCGAAGGTGGTACACACCTTACGGGATTTAAGACAATTCTGACCAAATTGGTGAACGATTATGCGAAGAAGTTCAATATTCTTAAGGAAAAGGATCCCAATCTACAGGGCGAAGATGTGAGAGAAGGATTGACAGCTGTTTTGAGTGTCTTTGTTCGCGAGCCACAGTTTGAAGGACAGACCAAAGCAAAACTTGGGAATGAAGAAGCGTATGAAGCTGTTATTAAAGTCCTTAGAGACAAGTTATCAGAGGTTTTTGAATACAATCAGAAGGAAGTAAAAGCCATCATTTCAAAAGCAGTTGATGCAGCTAGAGCAAGACTCGCAGCAAAAAAAGCTCGAGAAATGGTACGGAGAAAGAATGCGCTGGAAAACACGACGTTGCCTGGGAAGTTAGCAGATTGTATCTCTCAGGATCTCGACAACACTGAATTGTTCATCGTCGAAGGTGACTCTGCCGGTGGATCTGCAAAACAAGCCAGAGACAGAGAATTCCAGGCAATCCTTCCCCTGAGAGGGAAAATATTGAATGTGGAAAAGGCGAGCTTTGAGAAATTGCTCAAAAATGAACAGATAAACAACATCATAATAGCTGTTGGTACTGGAATAGGTGATGACCTTAATCTGGATAAACTAAGGTATGGGAAGATAATTATAATGACCGATGCTGATGTTGACGGTGCTCATATAAGGACTCTCATCCTCACGCTTCTGTATCGTTATATGACTCCACTGATATCAACAGGTAGGGTTTACATTGCTCAGGCTCCCCTTTACAAAGTTGAAGTAAATCGTAAGAAGTACTATTTCTATTCCGATGAGGAACTGGAAGCTTTTGTGAAAGAAAACGGAGATAAGCGGTTCCATATTCAGAGATATAAAGGTCTTGGTGAAATGAATCCTGACCAGCTTTGGGAAACAACTATGGATCCAGAGAAAAGGAAATTGATTAGAATAGAGATGGAAGATGCCGAAGAAGCGGATAGAGTTTTCAGTATTTTAATGGGAAGTGAAGTAGGAGAAAGGCGCGATTTCATCAAACGGCATGCTCTGTCCGTCAATAATCTCGACATATGATGCGATATGTTGAGACGAAGGATTATTATTGTTCTCTTTTGTCTCGCGGCGATCTGGTTCGCAGCACTGATCAGGATGGTTGTTGAAGTGGTTTTTACAGATCCACACAGGGTGGAGATTAAGCTCTATTCGCGTAACGATAACAAAGCACGCACTATTATTTTTCCTGACGCTTTTCGAAGAAAGTGGAGAATTGATATAATTAATCCGCCGGGAACCATGGAAGTTGGCCCAAAGAAGTTTTTGCTTGACGAAGCGAAGTGTATTG
This genomic interval from Kosmotoga pacifica contains the following:
- the rpmA gene encoding 50S ribosomal protein L27, which gives rise to MAHKKSGGAARNGRDSNPKYLGIKRGENSLVKAGTIIIRQRGTKIHPGKNVGVGRDFTLYALIDGKVHFETKKNRKYVSVYGE
- the rplM gene encoding 50S ribosomal protein L13 — protein: MNIQKTSMYKIGTRQFTVQTKRKGEIKKIEHYLADPQGNRVERKWYLVDATDVTLGRLATRIALILSGKAKPTYTPHVDTGDFVVVVNAEKVRLTGKKLDQKKYYRHSGYPGGIKERSAREMLSKHPERVIKLAVKRMLPKTKLGDKMLKKLKVYAGPDHKHHAQKPEAVELVK
- the rpsI gene encoding 30S ribosomal protein S9; translation: MAGLIEYYGTGRRKSSVARVRLRPGNGKFRINGKEYNDLKSYLHNDAWVRHALRPLILTETLGKFDIVMRVSGGGLSGQAGAIRLGISRALVEFNTDLKPLLKKEGLLTSDSRVVERKKYGLKKARRAPQFSKR
- the dnaG gene encoding DNA primase, which codes for MFNREFVEEVKKRIDIVALVERYVALQKSGNYMRGLCPFHSDSDPSFYVSPTKGYFHCFGCGESGDAISFIQKIENLSFVEAVVKAAEFAGVSIPSDFKMSTAYDIYTETLSKVARAYHQELLNKRNETVLKYLVQQRKITMETIDMFQIGFSPEDRTFLRKLQSKYGISKDDLIRAGVALKKSNELIDRFAGRIIIPIFNDAGRIIALGGRIIGSSTGAKYINSPETRFFKKKEILFNLDKAKKAIKTLDYVVIAEGYFDVIALFEAGIENVVGVLGTALTEKHLMIIKNYTTNILLFYDSDEAGQNAALRSLELAEKMGFSIAVARYIDTKDPSDLFVARGSEVVKEVLKNSLPAPAFRVKYFAKRIDVSSGPGKGKLINLLKPTAIKYKSAGDSASYSMLMRALSEITGYSESDLMGYFGRSNSEIEKISVEKKMLTPLERELMRVYFSHPRLRKRVVRALELSDVHNLKKLVPLLKRSLELEDLLKSLSRELGEELIELSENMIESEVAEKIIQDVETRVGASLIMEQIKEIDRKIKRVTDRETKNSLLIRRLELSRLLRKTREGGDNHGR
- the rpoD gene encoding RNA polymerase sigma factor RpoD, with product MAGEKTRKGASKQSKTKNENGTLLTNEGIQKRIKELLKKGKKRGFITYEDIDNAFPPDYEGFDSSLVEVIYEEFEKNKIRILEKSPDEEEESEEVVETEELSSLLEQEEPEMYDNISLKDPIKMYLKEIGKIPLLTPSRERELARRAQKGDPKAREELITANLRLVVSIAKRYIGRGLSFLDLIQEGNIGLIKAVEKFDWKKGYKFSTYATWWIRQAITRAIADQARTIRVPVHMVETINKVNKVIREHLQEHGEYPSVEELGKLTGKPPEKIEEILAASKETVSLESPISGDEESTMGDFVHDESIEKPQEAAMKMLLREHIDQVLDTLSPREAMVLKMRYGLLDGKTKTLEEVGQFFNVTRERIRQIEVKALRKLRHPSRSKQLKALVGMLTSSKSEK
- a CDS encoding ATP-binding cassette domain-containing protein; this translates as MNETAFYLEHFDLKINGKNELDDITLTIKRGEITLIYGPRNSGKSLLLRSFIHLNEELFDKVEGTGRIEFNGIPVQELPRRELRQKIAYIDTSFLYAMDNFTIIEFFKFLKGKDFSFEDLTDEELDLLRLLGLQDILHLNPKISLHSLPSAEKLTLLIYSTLIRNPEIVIIDNVLDHLDDQSCVVVKNLLLDSKGDRTLLISSRFSHRLLDIADLLIHLKNGKILYAGNPENFVMTGS
- a CDS encoding 1-phosphofructokinase family hexose kinase, producing MYLLQVLTVSLNPALDREVVVSNFRINELHRINNQKYSVMEPGGKGINVSLILSGLKIPNMAMGFLGGFIGSIVEQKLRTLSEFITTNFVYVEEETRENLAIIDPSNDTITEINSLGPNIDERALMQFERRYSVSLKRAECVVMSGSIPPGVPTDYYLKLGMLAKAAGKIVVSEAIGEHFEIAVKNGVFTVAKPDLRSQNNYLGGNLNTLDDFVDAAMETVKLGSKMAILSYRIEGDVIATSEGVWMLKAKAHIERSHLLGTGDSFVAGVVYKLLKNKNEFLEAAKLGMAAAIAETKFIGKEFISIEDISKCTDAFEISRLR
- a CDS encoding HPP family protein, which encodes MKVYDAMIKDVSAIFEDETVEEFVINCIRKMRSGFPVVDEYFRVVGYISESDIINSALPSYFSLLQSASFIPDTHQFVRRIGEIKDEPVSKFMVTPPIVVHPEDTAIHAADLLIKKKLKAIPVVDDDHRLLGVFTRINLIHVSLEGKMNNK
- the mtaB gene encoding tRNA (N(6)-L-threonylcarbamoyladenosine(37)-C(2))-methylthiotransferase MtaB, which encodes MKKVSIFTLGCKLNQYESQGMAERLNDQFLVAFNNEEADVYIINSCTVTAEAERKLRQLYRRLKKKSPGSLFVVVGCYSETSPNELKQLGFDLVMGVKQKRNIKEALLNLLGSNGSVHYHKAEYFRVSSSPEGRTRAYIGIEDGCLNRCTYCRIRLARGIRIESKPPELVVDEFTRLINAGFKEIVLTGINIGYYGYDRRTSLTELLSTLISIDGEWRIRLSSLDPRLINDELVELITSNPDRVAQHLHLSLQSGSDRVLSLMRRGYTRAKYISVVDAFRRVNPRFAFTTDVIVGFPGETEEDFKDTLEFVREVGFLKVHIFRFSPRPGTEAADMEGQLPGNVKKNRATILKKVAEESSKRYLMKHIGLESKVLIERKESGYSLGYDEYFIHHKISGIFPQDFVTVRTHEILESEAFSSAELHCKSVAI
- a CDS encoding aminotransferase class IV, encoding MQNYIANQWQFDEDTSINIKSEWFIKGLLLYEVVRTYNRLPFALKKHYDRLLNSAKLIGIEDGIPDFEKLVSLVMEGIERNKVDGELRIRIVLAGKNFLLLFEKLPEMSKDIYELGVKVGISPFIRPSEAIVPGMIKLIGTPWSFLTRTHLGDCYDLLLLNERGELCEGSFTNVFLVRDEKLITPHESSGLLPGITRENVLELARAMEMEVEVRRVMSWELFIADEVFLTHTSAGIVPVRRIENKILIEEFPDGYTRILMDNFEGYVMTKEDNWKGISF
- a CDS encoding DUF721 domain-containing protein, translating into MKRSYKLLSDVLDELSRTNPLLKKLKILRLKNEWPEIVGAVVAQHSRIVDYSEGTLVVGADDGVWLHELSIKKTVIMNKINKYLGSRLVNRIKFIPKR
- the gyrB gene encoding DNA topoisomerase (ATP-hydrolyzing) subunit B; this encodes MSEKGYNAESIKILKGLDPVRKRPGMYIGSTGKAGLHHLVYEVVDNSIDEVVAGYCDLIELTIFEDGTVRVIDNGRGIPVDVHPDTGTSALEVVMTTLHAGGKFSKDSYKISGGLHGVGVSVVNALSEWLEVKVHRDGEIHRQRYERGVATTPVEIIGKTDRRGTETWFKPDKLIFTTTDFDFDILESRLRELAFLNPKVKIIFEDKRIGEKRVFHFEGGIVEFVKFMNRKKTPINKRPYYIEGEFNDIKVQLALQYTTSFEEHILTFVNNIKTVEGGTHLTGFKTILTKLVNDYAKKFNILKEKDPNLQGEDVREGLTAVLSVFVREPQFEGQTKAKLGNEEAYEAVIKVLRDKLSEVFEYNQKEVKAIISKAVDAARARLAAKKAREMVRRKNALENTTLPGKLADCISQDLDNTELFIVEGDSAGGSAKQARDREFQAILPLRGKILNVEKASFEKLLKNEQINNIIIAVGTGIGDDLNLDKLRYGKIIIMTDADVDGAHIRTLILTLLYRYMTPLISTGRVYIAQAPLYKVEVNRKKYYFYSDEELEAFVKENGDKRFHIQRYKGLGEMNPDQLWETTMDPEKRKLIRIEMEDAEEADRVFSILMGSEVGERRDFIKRHALSVNNLDI